The sequence below is a genomic window from Microcebus murinus isolate Inina chromosome 4, M.murinus_Inina_mat1.0, whole genome shotgun sequence.
TTGCTCCCACCTGCAGACACCGGCGAGGCCACGACGCTGCCGCCCGGGCGCCATGAGTTCCCGTTCAGCTTCCAGCTGCCCCCGTAAGTCCTCCGGGGTAGGGTCGTGGGGCGCCCCGGCCCGGCGGCCCCTGACCGGCCCGCGGCTGCAgcgctgggggcctgggggcccGAGGCGTCCCGAGGAGCGGGCCAGAGTCTCTGCGTGTCTCCTTCCCCTCCGTCTGGGCTGGCACCTCGCCCCCGCTGAAGCTCCTCCGCTCCGCCCCCCAGGACCCTGGTGACCTCGTTCGAAGGCAAACACGGCAGTGTCCGCTACTGCATCAAGGCCACCCTGCACCGGCCCTGGGTCCCAGCGCGCCGGGCGAAAAAGGTGTTCACCGTCATCGAGCCCGTGGACATCAACACGCCTGCCCTGCTGGTGAGCCGCAACcttggggcaggcagggtgggagcGTTGGAGGCGGGGGCCTGGCTGCTGGATCGCTGGGGGGCTGATGAAGTTGGGGGTCACAGGTGCACTCTTGCGGGTAGGCAGGCCCGTGTTGGGAATGCCTGTGGAAGCCAGGGGAAACTGGATCCAGATCGATCCCGGCTGCGCCAGTTTGCTGTGTGGCTCTGGGGAAGTGTCCtgccctctctgaacctcagccgCCTTGTCTGTGAGATAGGCCACAGCTGGGGCATAGTGAGCACTAAATCGCACAGTGACTGCTAGGCTCGTTGGCTTCATTTCCAGCTTCATGGGATGGGCGGCATCTCTCCCCGCTCCGTGTTACAGGCGGTCAGTTCCTGGGCTGTTAGGAAGGaagccaggccctgcccagcgcCCCCGTCAGCTGGGGTGCGTGGGGAAGGCCGCAGGGTCAGCTCAGGGTGACCCACTCGCGacctcctctccacccctgcaGGCTCCCCAAGCCGGCGCTCGGGAGAAGGAGGCGCGGTCGTGGTACTATAACCAGGGCCTGGTCTCGCTCTCGGCCAAGATCGAGCGCAAAGGCTACACGCCAGGTAGCGGCGGGCGGGcgaggggtggggggcggggggaggccggcgcgggcgggcgggcgggcgggcggggcggagggaggccggggccggcggggggcagggggaggccggCGCGGGGCCGCAGGTGCGGGGACTGAcccgcccccgcgcgccccgcaGGCGAGGCGATCCCCATCTTCGCGGAGATCGACAACGGGTCCCGGCGCCCGGTGCTGCCGCGCGCCGCCCTGGTGCAGACGCAGACCTTCCTGGCCCGCGGCGCGCGCAAGCAGAAGCGGGCGGTGGTGGCGAGCCTGGCAGGCGAGCCGGTGGCCCCCGGGCGGCGGGCGCTGTGGCGGGGCCGCGCGCTGCGGATCCCGCCCGTGGGACCCTCCATCCTGCGCTGCCGCGTGCTGCACGTGGACTACGCGCTCAAGGTAGGGCGCGCGGGGGGCGCGGcccggcgggggcgcggggcggcaGCGGGGTCAGCGCGCGCCCCCTCCGCagcgggagggcagggcgggccCGCCGGCACCCTCCATCACGCTCCTTCCTCCAGGTCTGCGTGGACATCCCCGGCGCGTCCAAGCTGCTCCTGGAGCTGCCGCTGGTCATCGGCACGGTGCCCCTGCACCCCTTCGGCAGCCGGTCGTCCAGCGTGGGCAGCCACGCCAGCTTCCTGCTGGACTGGGGGCCGGGCGCCCTGCCCGAGCGGCCCGAGGGTGCGCCCTGCCCCGCCGCGGGGGCGGGCTGGGTGGACAGAGACCCGGGTGCGGGCGGGCGGGCTTCCCTTCCTTCTGCGCCAACGGCCTCCTACGCAAAAGGGCGCCGCGGAAAGCACGTGGGTGGCCAGGAGCACCCGGGATTCGGCCGAGGGCACCGGCCTGGCCGCTGCAGAGCCCGCCCTTGTCCCCCGCCCCCAAGGCACCCTCCGTGCCCTCACGCCCCGGCTCTCCATTTCAGCCCCGCCTGAGTACTCGGAGGTGGTGGCCGAGGAGGAGATGGTGGCCTCCGGGcagagcccctccctgcccctccaggaCCCGGACGTGAGCCTCGATGGCCCTTTCTTCGCCTACATCCAAGAGTTCCGCTACCGCCCGCCGCCCCTGTACTCCGAGGTGAGCTCCCGGCTCCGGGGACCCTGCGACAAGTGTGAGAGACACACAGGAGGTGGGGTTCGCTTcggagacgggatctcactctgtcgcccaggctagagtgagtgccgtggcatcagcctcgctcacagcaacctccaactcctgggctcaagcgatcctcctgcctcagcctcctgagtagctgggactacaggcatgcgccaccatgcccggctcgttttttctatatatattagttggccaattaatttctttctatttttagtagagacagggtctcgctcttgctcaggctggtctcaaactcctgaccttgagcgatcctcccgccttggcctctgggagtgctgggacgacaggcgtgagctgccgtgCCCGGCCCGGGAGGGTGTTCTCGAGCCTTcgagccccctcccctccccgccaggCTTAACGGGACTGTCTCCCCCCAGGAGGATCCGAACCCGCCCTCGGGCGCCGAGCGGCCGCGCTGCATGACCTGAGCGGCAGACCCACCTCGGCCGCCAGGTTGCTCCTGGCCATCGTGATCGTGGGGAGTAGCGGGACTAAGCGCCGCCCGCCCGACCGCGCTGAAGTTGGGGAAACCGAGTCTCCCAGCGGCGGGAGCAAGGCTGCTCCGACATCACCGGACAGAGGCGCGGGGCTGGAATCCGGCTTCCCCGGGCCGGCTGAGAGGCATCGAGACGCGGCCCAGCCTGCGGGCCGTGCCGGGGTCGCCCCGGGAGCCCTCGGTCTGGGAGAAACAGAGCCGGAGATAGACACCTCTGGCCTTGTGGAACCAGAATAAGAGACCTGAGGCCCGGCTCGGAGGGTCCCGCGGGGAAGCacagaaggcttcctggaggaaggagcATTTTAGCTGAGGCTTTGTCGTAGGAGTAGGAGCTCAGCAGGCGGACAAACGAGAAGTTGGAGAAGGTCAGAGCTGAGTGATGATGCCTGGAACCCACCCGGTTCACCTTGGAACCGGGGGCTCAGAGGGCCTCCGTGGAGGCCACACAGTGACGTCCAGCGGGCAAGAGGGTCCCCGGAACGAGGCATTCGGGGAGGCCGGCAGTCGGAGCTGTGTGGGCcggcctggggggcaggggcagcggCCTGTGCAGACTTTGCAAGCCGGGGAGTCCAGGCCCCGGCGGGCGCTGCCCGAGAGCTCCTGCAAGCACTTGGGGCCAGGCAAGCCGCCCGGGTGTTCTGTGGCCCGGGGCCACCCAGGTCCAGGACAGGCGAGACCAGACGAGTAACTTGCAAAGTGAGGACCTTGGGGCCCCCGTGCAAGGATCGAGGACCACCAGACAGCGACCGTGGAGCATGGCGCCCGGGCCTGGGGACAGAGGTCAGCCCGGGTGACACGGGACCAGAGTGCTTCTGGAGgtgccctgggccctggagagAAGCACTAAGGGGCCGCCGGACGGGCCCCCAGCGGCAGCGTCCCAGCCGCGGCCGGGGCTGGACCCCTGCCCGGGACTCGGTGGTCTCCCTGCGCCTTAAGGAATCAGCCCTCttttgtacaattatttttttaaaaaaaataaataaataaaagtgt
It includes:
- the ARRDC2 gene encoding arrestin domain-containing protein 2 isoform X2 — its product is MRPGAVRGFALELARGPGGAFRGGERLCGRVLLEAAAPLRVRALVVAARGGAATRWLEGRSLGANAVPSDRAAAETYLRRRQLLLGDTGEATTLPPGRHEFPFSFQLPPTLVTSFEGKHGSVRYCIKATLHRPWVPARRAKKVFTVIEPVDINTPALLAPQAGAREKEARSWYYNQGLVSLSAKIERKGYTPGEAIPIFAEIDNGSRRPVLPRAALVQTQTFLARGARKQKRAVVASLAGEPVAPGRRALWRGRALRIPPVGPSILRCRVLHVDYALKVCVDIPGASKLLLELPLVIGTVPLHPFGSRSSSVGSHASFLLDWGPGALPERPEAPPEYSEVVAEEEMVASGQSPSLPLQDPDVSLDGPFFAYIQEFRYRPPPLYSEEDPNPPSGAERPRCMT
- the ARRDC2 gene encoding arrestin domain-containing protein 2 isoform X1, encoding MLFDKVKAFAVRLDGASAGAEPVFSGGQAVVGRVLLELAGAARVGALKLRARGRARVHWTESRSAGSSTAYTQSYSERVEVVSHRATLLAPDTGEATTLPPGRHEFPFSFQLPPTLVTSFEGKHGSVRYCIKATLHRPWVPARRAKKVFTVIEPVDINTPALLAPQAGAREKEARSWYYNQGLVSLSAKIERKGYTPGEAIPIFAEIDNGSRRPVLPRAALVQTQTFLARGARKQKRAVVASLAGEPVAPGRRALWRGRALRIPPVGPSILRCRVLHVDYALKVCVDIPGASKLLLELPLVIGTVPLHPFGSRSSSVGSHASFLLDWGPGALPERPEAPPEYSEVVAEEEMVASGQSPSLPLQDPDVSLDGPFFAYIQEFRYRPPPLYSEEDPNPPSGAERPRCMT